gTTCAACCTTTAATCATCATTATATTGTTTCAGTTAACTGAATATTCAAGTACACACCATATGGAGGTTGCCAATATGTGATAAGGTGATCAATACACCGATTTTTTGGCCGAATGTACAGAGAATTCGAGTAACCTTTCCTTTGCTATTCAATTGGTGATGTATAGTCTGCTATTGGTTGTAGTTTCACACAGTAGTCAGATCATTAGCAGTAGGCTCTGTATTGGTGCTACAGATGGATATCTAATTGCTCGTCGTTTGCCTCATATAATGTTGAGTTCTTTTGCTTTGCAGTGATGTGAGCGACTCAGAGGAGGACGAATCAGATTCTTGCAACTGTAGGATAATGTAGATCGGATTTCCTTAGATTGTCCGCCAGTATCTTTCTGGTGGACTTGTGAGACTCCAGTTTTGTTATAACTAAAATGGCACAGCTTTCTTGAAGTATATCGCTAACCAAAGGAACGCACCGGGTTCATGGTTTCGGGATTCTCATGACTATCTGTCTGTGTATCATGTGAGTCTTCTCAGCATATAAATATTAGCATAGTGTGTGCATTGTATTCTAAAATCATGTGACTGCTTGTGATTGTTATATACTAGGAGTAGTAAAGTTGTAGGAGCATCCATTTGCTTCCTTGTTTCCTCTTGTACAAATTGACAGTTTTGTGTATCAGACTGATGTCTTTAAGCAATATATATTTGTGGAATGATAATTATTTTAGTATGATCTAAATATAAAGTTATgaaaatatatatgcatttaataataaaatctgGTAAAAATCACGtattaagtaaaaaaattatttttctctaaACTATATACACTTACATTACATGCTTTATATAAAATGGAGATATTCCTGAAATAGTTAATGTTGGATCATTATCTTAGATTATAGCAAAACCAGCCACCAGTTTCTCTCTCATTCTAAAACCAACTTTATTTGTCTCCggccattctctctctcttttaacGTATGACTAACAATATCATTATGTAAATCAGTTTCTCTGTCCCCCTTTCTCTGCCGGATTCTTGACGACGCAGATTTCCCTAGCCGGAAATTCGACCCCGCCGTCAATGGGTCGTGATTTCCGCATTAACGTTAACCACCACAGCGCCCCCTCCTCGCCAACTGCCACCACCCACCGACCGCCCACCCCCACTGATCTCCCGTCTCCATCCAGCGAGATCGAAGGCCTCGATCGCGATGAGCTCCACGAGGCGGCCTACGAGGTCTTCTTCACGGCATGCCGGTCGTTGCCGGGCTTCGGCGGCCGGAGCGCCCTCACGTACTACAACTCCTCATCCGTCGACACCGCCGACCCATACGGCTCCTGCCCCCGGGTCTCCGGGGAAGCACAACGGCGTCGGAATGGCGGTCACTAGCCATGTCAAGCGGGCCTTGGGCCTCAAGATGATGAAGAAGACGCCGTCGACGGGCGGACCAACTCATGCAGGGCGGTGCTGATGCCCAGATCCCCGAACTCGACGGCGCCAGGGCCGTCGAGCCCCAGGTTCGGATTCACGGTGCCAAACGCATCGAGGTCGTGCCGGCCACTCACGTCCGCAGAGATCATGCGGCAACAGATAAAGGTGACGGAGCAGAGCGACAATCGACTCCGGAAAACTCTCATGAGGACTTTAGTTGGCCAAGTAGGTATTTGACCATAACCGTTTAAAATCACCAACTCTGGTTAATATTGGTCAAAGCAAATTGCatggaaaaatataaaatttggtGCTGCAACTTTAAAAACATCCATAAAATTTGGTGAAATTTTGTTCATTCTGTAACTTCAAAATTCATCAGTAAAACTATAAAATTGATCTCATATCAAACAACGCTAGTGTCAATGTAATACATTGATGATGTATTTCAACGAAGCAAGACCGTTTTGTTTATTAATAGACAATGTCACTTAATTCATTAACGGTGACGTCTACGTATGTATTCAGATGGGGCGGCGGGCAGAGACGATCATCCTCCCGTTGGAGCTGCTCCGCCACCTAAAGCCATCGGAATTTAGCGACACAGTCCGAGTACCACATGTGGCAACAACGGCAGCTGAAAATCCTAGAGGCCGGACTACTTCTCCACCCATCCATCCCTCTAGACAAAATGGACGCATTCGCCATCAAGTTCAAAGAGATTCTCGACTCCTCCGACCAGAAAGCCATCGACACCGGAAAAAACTCTGCCACCATGCGAGCCCTCTGCAACTGCGTGGTGTCGCTGGCCTGGCACAGCCCCGACGGTGGCAGCACAGATTTCTGCCACTGGCGCAGCCCCAACGGTGGCAGCACAGATGTCTGCCACTGGGCCAACGGCTACCCTCTCAACGTCCACATCTACGCAGCCCTCCTCGCCTCCATCTTCGACTCCAAGGAGGAGACCATGGTGCTTGATCAAGTCGATGAGTTGATCTAGCTGATGAAGAAAACATGGTCCACTTTGGGAATCAACAGATCCATCCACAACCTCTGCttcacttgggttcttttcgaGCAATTCGTGGCGACTGGGCAAGTCGAGCCGGACCTCCTTGCCACATCCTTCGCCATGCTCACCGAGGTTGCTAGCGATGCTAAGAAATCTGATCGAGATTCTTACTATCTCAAGATGCTGGCGCGAGGTCTGAATTCGATGAAGACGTGGACTGAGGCAAGGTTGCTTAATTATCACCACAATTTTAATAGAGAAACTGTTGGATTAATGGAGAATATACTTCCTTTGCTCTTCTCCGTTACCAAGATCTTGGAAGAGGATGTGCCGGCCTACGTCGCTTCTAGCCAGGAAAGGGGTGATAATGGCGATGAATCGTCTGGAAATCGAGTCCATTATTACATCCGATCGTCCCTCTAGATCACATTTAATAAGGTTTGCATGAATACTCCTTCTATACCATAATATGTGTCTCACTTCTATACTCCTTCTATACTCCTTCTATACCATAATATTCCATGTCCCTTATTAAATGGTATCttatttttacttttactaGTTTTGgtaaatttatgatattaacttgtttcacttatattttattataaaattaatatatagaagcacttatattttattataaaattaatatatagaaGTAGGACTCATGGCTATTAATTTTTCTATTAATTAGTTAAAATCCAAGCCTAATATTCTAATCTAGTTCATATCTTTTAAGATAAAGACGCGTCGGGGTTGATAAGGGACGGCAAGTGCAGGAGGCAAGCGAGCTGCTAATGAAGCTAGCTCGGAAAACGGAAGAGCTGGCAATGAAGGAGAAGGACATTTTCAGCAAGCGAGCTGCTAATGAAGCTAGCTCGGAAAACGGAAGAGCTGGCAATGAAAGAGATGGCACCCCATCGCCGCCGGAGTTGCAGCCGTGACGCTGCACAACTGCTACGGAGGTTTGTTGAAGCAATTTTTGGCGGGAAAATCGCCGATGTTGAATGATATCGTGATTGTTCTGCAGATGGCCGGGAAGCTTGAGAAGAGCCTGGTGCAGCTGGTGGTGGAGGATTCCGTCAGAGTGCGAGGACGGCGGAAAGGCCATTGTAAGGGAGATGGTTCCTTACGAAGTCGAGACCATTATGCACAAACAGCTGAAGCAATGGAGCCAAGATAGATTGTCGAAAGGGAAGGAGAATCTCTTGAGAGCGAAGCAAACTGAAGTAATTAAACCGATCAAGATCATAATCTAGTATATACTACTATCTTGGAGTAGTTGAATGTTAATTTTCATTGATGGGATATTTGCAGACATGGAATCCCAAGTCAAAACACGAACCCCACGCTTATTCAGCTGTAGAGGTGATCTCGTTCGCGAAGGAAGCCATTGAGAATTTCTTCGACATTCCCATCCCCATAACTGAGAGCTCGTTCCATTATCTCATCGACGGGGTGCAGAACATCTTCCGTGAATACATCACTTTCGTTGCCTCGTGCGGTAAGAAACATCTCAAGACCTAAAATGAACTACGCCAAACTACTTGTGTTCATCTTTTTTATGGAATCTCATGTTTCCTCTACTGATAATAGAGTTTTTAgatgaatttttatattttctagtATGTTAATAAGTTAGCCTTTTGGAATGAATCTTCTTAGTTTTCTTTGCTAATATATTAGTCTTTTGTGACGAATTCTCATATTTGGTCTATAACACGGAACTCTGCAGGAACGAAGCAAAACTACATACCCACACTTCCTCCGTTAACACGGTGTAGCTGCGACTCGAAGTTTGTGAAGCTCTGGAAAAGGGCTGCATGCAGCGTCGGAGTAGAGGATCTCAACCAGATCCTCTCTGGCGACGGCGGCAACCATCTCCAGCCAACGACGAGCCGCGGAACACAACGTCTCTACATAAGGCTAAACACATTGCACTACCTCGTCGCCCAGCTGCAAACATTGGACAAATCAGTCTCCATGTCACCCAAAGTTCTCCCAAACAAAAGCCTCTCCAAGAGAAAATCCCCATCCACCTCATCCCACTTCCAAACCAGTCTATCCACATTACAGCTCGCCTGCCGGCACGTCTCGGAGGTGGCCGCGTACCGCCTCATATTCCTCGAACTCTGTCCTCTATGGCAGCCTCTACATCGGGGGCGTAGGCAACACACGCATCAACCCGGCCCTGAGAGTCCTCAAGCAGAACCTCACCCTCCTTTGCGCCATAGTCACCGAAAGAGCTCAGCCTACGGCGCTCAAGGAAGTGATGAAGGCCTGCTTCGAGTCATTTCTCATGGTGCTTCTAGCCGGCGGAAACAACAGGATGTTCTGCCGGCTAGATCACCCTGCAATTGAGGAGGACTTTGACCTCCTCAAGTCGTTATTCTGCACGATCGGAGAGGGTCTGATCGTGGAGGACGTTGTCGAGAAGGAGTCTGAGGTGGTGCAGGGGGTGGTTGCCCTCATGGGGCATCCGACAGAGCAGTTAGTCGAGGATTTCAGTAGCGTTGCTACTGAAACCTGTGGACTAGGCGGCGTTGGGTAGAAGATCCCCATGCCGCCTACCACTAGAAAGTGGAACCACTCGGATCCCAACACCATATTGAGGGTGCTTTGTGCTAGGAAAGATCGAGCTGCTACTCATTTCCTCAAGAAAACATTTCACTTAGCTAAGAGAGGGACTGGCATTGGGattatttgaaatatttcttttcactttttttttcttcaattcatAAACACCACAAATCTAGTTAGAGTGCCGAATGTAAATAAATTTGCTTTATTCTATACTTTTCATGTACTTTTGTAGTTGTATGTCGAGAAAAAAGATAGAGGTTGGTAgaattttgtttctttgtttacttttttatttgtctcaatTATAAAGTGTAACAACACTAATCTGAAACATGTTGTCTTGATCCCTCGAGTTCTTGCGTAAGCACGCTCATGGAATCCGAGACCTCTGCCTTGTATACGTAATACCTGACGACAAGGAGGAAGAAACCAAAGTTGACGAGGTTCAAGATGGCGAAAAACGCGTAGTAGTAATCAAGATGCGACGCATTGAGGTTATTCCTTATCCACCCTTGATGGTTATCACCTCCAGTGATCCTGGTGACAGTCGAGAGCAGGAAACTGCTGAGAAAGTTTCCTGCTCCCAGGCTGGTAGTGGAGTATGAAGTCCCGAGGCTCTTCATGCTCTCTGGCGCCTGGTCATAGAAGAACTCAATCTTGGCAACCTCCAAAAACGCGTCCGCAGTTCCCATCAGCACGAACTGCGGTAGCAACACAAAGATCGACAACGGGACCTGATTCCCATTCTCGACCAGGCCGTTCGCCCTGGCAACCTGTAGCCTGTGCCTTTCGGTCAAGGAGGCAACGACCATGATGACGATGTGGAAGACCATGCCGATGCCCATCCGCTGGAGGAGGGTGATGCCTCTAGGGTTGTTGGTCCATTTCCGGATGAGCTTCATGAAGAAACGGTCATAGAGGACGACGGAGATGAGCATCGAGAGGGTCACGAATCCGGCTAGGCTGGCCGGAGGGATGACGAAGGTGCCGATGTTTCGCTCGAGGGTTGTGCCCTGCTTGATGAAGAGGGTGCCTATTTGAGCTATCATTGTGCTTGGCACTATTGTGGCTATCAAGATTGGAATCATTCTTAGCATTTGTTTGGTTTCTTCTACTTGAGTCACGGGGCATAGCAGCCAGGGGCTGGTTGAGTTGCTTTTGACACATGCTTTGTTAAGAAATCTGCATCAATTCACCAAAGAAAATTATGAGTGGTGGAGAAAAGAATTATGCCACCATACATATGACTATTTTGTTACAAAGTGTACACAAAAGCAAATTGGTGAATTGCGCCTAATAAGTACTATAAGTGATTTCTTTTAAATCTAGTCCTTTACACAAAccaaatttggtcaaattcgcCCACAACTCTAAAAAATAAACcgtaaaatcatgaattttaatgGTTTCTTAATTTTTTCACGGGATCTAATTCGATTGAAATTGTATTTAATGTGGCATTCGAAAAATTTTCTAAGATAAGACCGCCTATGAATTTCATCATTTTTCTCAAAACACATCACAAATAACTTAATAATGTCATCAATTTGAATGCGACAAGTCATTAACGTATTACAAATAAGAAATTAGAATATTTCTTCattgaaaatttggaaaaaatgttaaaattcataGTTTAAGTTTGATATCGTAAAGTTGCAGGACGGACCGAGACTTGaccaaaatttatgatttttccgAATATTTGTCCTTTATAAACACTAACCTCAAAGTGGGGGTGGAATCAATCCTGTATTTTCCTTTCTTAGCATAAACCTCCAAATCAAGCTCAAACAACTCCTTAGGATCGGCCGGGACGGGCAGGCTCCAGTTTCTAAGGGCAGCCACAATGACCCTTGCCATCCTCGTGAAAGGGCTGCCCGCGGGTACTTTGTGCCTATAGAAGGGCGTTCCCGCCAAAAATATGAGAATCGAAATAGTAAGCCCAATAGTGGGGAGCCCATAACCGAGAGTCCAGCCCACGTTGTCTTGGATGTAAACCAGCACCGTGTTAGCAAACAGTGTCCCAAAAAATATGCTAAACATCCACCAGTTGAAGAAGGACAACTTCTGGGCCTTCTCCTTCGGCTCGAACTCGTCGAACTGGTCAGCGCCGATCGTCGATATGTTGGGCTTCGTGCCGCCGGTGCCCAGCGCCAGTGTGTATAGGGCCCCAAAGAAAACGCCTAGTTGGAGTGTAGTGGGCTTTTTGCAGTTCAGCCCACTTGGATCCGAACATGGGCTGGGCTTTAGTGGATTGATTGATACTGATAGAGTTAGGAGGGACATCCCCTGTTATTAAGGGTAATTAGATTTGATTAATTCAAACAATCATATTACAAAATGAATTGATTTGTACAATTGATAATTAGCACTAATAATTACTGTTTTGAAAGACTAATGAATTCTGAGACCATAAGATCTAATAACAAACCAACCAAAGAAAAAGGGAAACGAATCTTAGTTCCTTTTTAAGGAATCTTAACTCTTTACCTAATATGTACTATTAAAAACTATTTGAAGAAAGATTAAAGCTACTTGGCTGTCATGATAGGAACATATTCGTAACttaatgataaaataattagatgatGTTAAATGCTAgacaaaaaaaaacttaattgaAAGACTAGAAATTTAATGTCGACCATAATATATTATGACCAAATAGCACTACTCTATAAATACTGAAAAGTTTTGTGAAGTATTATGGCCATGAATTTGTGGACGGATCTAGTTGAAAATGCTATTGTTTTGGTAAAATGCATAATGATATTATTGTTCAATTAGCCTAAAAGTAATTCATTTATTGCTGATGATTATATACATTGATAATAAAAAACAGTTTGACCATTTTTTTATACCTAAAAGTATTTCATAATTAGGTTAAAGAAACCTCATTTGTTAAatctattactactatttttgtTAGGTTTAGATTGTTAAATCTAAAAGTATTTTCATTCATTCgccctatttttttttatcaatagagtgatttttttaaagattaaTATACAATAATATGGTTAATTAATTAGACTGTGTGGATTGCATGAGAGAAATACTAGTTTTCATATAAGCACCACAATTTGTGAGTGACTATCTTTAACTAAATGAAGACTGAGGACAGATGAGATATCTaactagtagtattaaatttatgtgaCTATTACAGCTGCTGCATAAATATGATTGGTAGAGCAAATTATTGCACCAAAAATTGAATCTATTAATTTTTCAGCAACTcacattgaaaaataaattcgaGATACCTAATTGTTGACTTGACTCCAAAACCAACTTGcttatttttctaattaaataTCATACTCGAAAACTGCACTTGACTTGGAAAAATGAAGTCCTTCACACTTGACAATACAATAAGATAGTAGTAATGAATTAGCAAAATGACACAAAATGTGTAATTGTAGCAAGTAAACATACCGAAAGGTAAATTCCAGATGCAATGAGGAAAGTCGAGTAACGACCCAAGAGTGCGTCGGCAATGTATGCACCCAAGACCGGAGTCATCCAAATGGTTCCGACCCAATTGGTCACATTGTTGGCTGACTCAACTGTGTCTTGATGCAATTTCTTGGTCAAGTATATGAACATATTTGTGGATATACCATAGTAGGCCATACGCTCAAACACTTCGTATACTGCATCTCAGCAAATAAccctttatttaaattttattttaattttaaaatatgcaTTTTGATCAATTTTTATAGATATTATTAAcccttaaatatatatatattatgtcCATTTGGTGTGTATCTGTTTTATTCATAATTGCCTATTCCCTGTTGGTTGGGAGACTTATAAATAGTTATTAATTATTGGTAGGTAGGTTTATACCACTTATTATTATCCAATTAATGATCATAAAAGAGATCATGTAAAGATGGAGTAGATCTTACTGCCAattaattgacctatcaaaggATCTGTTTTTCTATATAATTGCCTGTTGGTTAGGAGGCTTATAAATAGTTATAAATCATAGGCCGATTTGTAGTACAACTTATTATTGGTCAATTAATTATCACAAAAAAAGCTCATGTAAAGATGCACACCTTGTGCCAATTAATTGACCGATCAAAGGGTCTGATTTAGACGTATCTTATAACCTTTTATTGATAAAGCAAAACATGATTTAGTTTCTTGTCGATTTCATTTAGCAATAAAAATGCAATGACATGTCTAACTTAACTTGTGGAACTTCAagttatatatatgtataaatatttaaatattcatgGTGGGCACAAGTCAAATAAAATAGCTGAAAAATTGACGATACTTCAGCACACACGATCTTTAagttaatagtactactatatcaCCTTTTAGTGTCTTCCCATATATCACTATCAATTTCatcttccttttgtttaaacaTTATTGATTAGGATTTATTTTAAGCAAgtatgatttatttttatatattttagtactactatttatttatttttcaaatgtcTTGGTAATTGGTTACTCCATAACTAGGATATATATGAAACTTTTAAGCATATTATTAAACCTCAATATTTATTAGGTAACAGTGAAACGAGATTCATATCAGTGAACAAATCAGAATAGAAAAAAGAGAATTCTATTTTTGCACGAActactaattaaaattaataccgAAACACTTAAAAAATCAAACAATGGTCCAGAATAGGGAAATTAGTGGTCTATTAAAAGAATCCAAAACTTAGTAGAAATAAATGGTCGAGGAAAGGAGTTCTATCAAAAAGATGAAACCTTTTGACACATCTTAAAATGGTGGAAATAACCATAATCcatttaaatttcacgaaaaTATGTATAGTCTCATCCATTTAAGTATATTCCATTTATAAATTGGAGATTAGCCAAATTATAGTGAAGTTCCATCTCCAAACTGACTCACTAAGCGCTTTTACTACGTGTTTTCAACAAGAGACAACTCAAACTCACATGTGAATATCTTTAACAACTTCATACGGGAGTAAGAAACGAGATAGAATATACGCAAGGATTACCGACGACGAAGAAACAAGCAGTCCATCCACCCCTCTTTGATCTAAGAACAGGATTTCCTTTAAGATCAACTGTTCCATCTTCTGTGTATCCATTGCCCTTTTCTTCCTCCATTTTTCAACCTCACTTTTGCTCTCTATTTTCCTTCTTCACAAATGTGTATGAAACCTTCGTGGCTATGACCCTTTTATTGGCTTCTACTACTCCTACTGACAACTGACAATATATCTATTTTCTACGTTAGTTAGTACTACTATAAGACAACAATTTTATTGGAGCTAAAGCAgcttttattgaataaaaattgagactttctcaaaattgaaaataaaataaatactttgAAAATTAGGATATTGGACTTGTGGGGGcaaaacaaatttatatatatatttcaattaAGACTTAGTTGCGTTCCATGCCATCCATGTCTTTGACTATCAGACTGATATTAGTCATTTTCCATCCTAGATATTTTTTACTTATATTATTATCAAAAATATGTGCTGCAACCTGCTGTCCCTTTATTTTTAGTGTTTTTTGGATGAGAATcttcttttaaaaattaaaatagtaagtatcttatttttaaaattgaagccAAATATTTTGTCTGACTTTTCCGAGTAACGACGTGGAAATAATTTGCATCttacttttcaattttatttttcgaCAAAAGCATCTTATAATTTGGTTAGTGTGAGTAATGGATCGAAATTTGACTTAATCGACTAGGACACCACCTAAAATTaaccatcttcttctttttttttgcaggtttaattattttttttgtatttaaacTCGTGTCGATCTACTATTACGagatttgaaaaatattatagtgctatatattaaataatttctataCAAATTAGAAGTCAATCCTTATCCAAATAATACCAAATTGTATTTACCAAGAAAGAAGGATCTATCGTCTTCGGGGTTACTACTTACTGcacaattttaatcattatcttcatttatttcactttttcatATATAGctgcaaaaaaacaaaatttaattggAAATTAGGGCATTAGTTTACCATCCCATATCCATCCACTTTTAAAAACTTGCGTCCTTTTCTCATTCTTTGGTTATCCATTAATAATTCACAATTATGTATATACTGGATATtctaattaaatatgtatataccATAGGTCAACGACCTATATATGtagagttttaatttttttaacaaattGAAATAAAGTTTGATATGATTATACGATTAAAGTCCGGCTTAGGCGGTGCCAAATTGCCAATCTCAATCACTCCAAATGTAAGAGTGTTGATTCTATAAAAGTAAGGATGTACACACATTGTTATTGTTACGTATCTCAATTATCATATTTCACCACATTTcacaattcaataaaaaaaatcacaaccaCAAAATATCGATTAGGACTAGATATATTGGGCACCTACTAGTGGAAAGAAAAAACTCACCACTTGTGTCACGCTAGCAAAAAAACAATTTTGAAAAACCTTTTTTTCCATGCCATAGTAGTACAATCTTAACCATACTATTTTGTGGGTCTCACTTGTTAGTACTTTTTCAACCTAgctacatatatatacatataaattttttaatcaatttatatataattaaattaataaataagaaAGTTAAGGAAACCTCCAAAGGTCGAGTTGACTGAAAGTcgaaaaaaaaacgaaaaggaAACTATTGGagcaatttaattataattgataaatatttaGCATATATATATTGACCTATTgcttgaagaagtttgggcattCAAATATCAAACTACTAGATAATGTAAAGCCAGCCACCCCTTTTCG
This sequence is a window from Salvia splendens isolate huo1 chromosome 5, SspV2, whole genome shotgun sequence. Protein-coding genes within it:
- the LOC121803677 gene encoding protein NRT1/ PTR FAMILY 5.2-like, producing the protein MEEEKGNGYTEDGTVDLKGNPVLRSKRGGWTACFFVVVYEVFERMAYYGISTNMFIYLTKKLHQDTVESANNVTNWVGTIWMTPVLGAYIADALLGRYSTFLIASGIYLSGMSLLTLSVSINPLKPSPCSDPSGLNCKKPTTLQLGVFFGALYTLALGTGGTKPNISTIGADQFDEFEPKEKAQKLSFFNWWMFSIFFGTLFANTVLVYIQDNVGWTLGYGLPTIGLTISILIFLAGTPFYRHKVPAGSPFTRMARVIVAALRNWSLPVPADPKELFELDLEVYAKKGKYRIDSTPTLRFLNKACVKSNSTSPWLLCPVTQVEETKQMLRMIPILIATIVPSTMIAQIGTLFIKQGTTLERNIGTFVIPPASLAGFVTLSMLISVVLYDRFFMKLIRKWTNNPRGITLLQRMGIGMVFHIVIMVVASLTERHRLQVARANGLVENGNQVPLSIFVLLPQFVLMGTADAFLEVAKIEFFYDQAPESMKSLGTSYSTTSLGAGNFLSSFLLSTVTRITGGDNHQGWIRNNLNASHLDYYYAFFAILNLVNFGFFLLVVRYYVYKAEVSDSMSVLTQELEGSRQHVSD